The sequence GACATTTGGCTCCAGTTTTCAACGATGAATGATGCAGGTGTATATCCATCGCTCTGTTCAAGCATCGTATAGAACACACTTTTCAATTCATCTTGTTCAAGTTGTTCGTTTTCTACAACTGATTTTAAAACAGGTAGCTCAAAGCCGATTCTTTCCTTGTTCGCCTCTTCATTTGTCCAGAATTTAATAAATTCGAATGCCTCATCTTTATGTTTTGAATTTTTATAGATAGAAATACCTGAGGAACTTAAAATACTGACGCTTTTTTTGTCTTTAAATGACGGTAATTCCACCACGCCATAGTCAATACCTGCTTCTTTTAATGGTGTTAACCCCCATGCACCATAGACAAACATAGCAACCTTGCCAGATTTCATTTCTGTTGTGCCAGAGCCTTCTGTCGTAATCGCATAGCCGTCTTTCGCCATGTTTTGGAACATGTCAAACACTTCTACTGATTCCTTCGAATCAACATTACCTTTTAAATTTCCTTCTTCATCGACATACGATGTGTTATTACTCCATAGGAACATTTCAAAATCATATGGATCAGGTTTTCCAGAGAATGCGAAACCGCTTACTTTTGAATCCTTGTTTGCTACTTTCTTTGCTGTTTCTTGAAGGTCTTCCCAAGTCCAACCCGGCTTCGGATAATCGACACCTGCTTCATCAAATAATGCTTTGTTGTAATAAACAACATGTGTCGTGTAGCCAACTGGTAATCCTAGAATTTGACCATCTGCTGAGTTATAATTCCACAGTGTTTCATAGAAGTTATCTTTGTATGTAGCGCCCTCTTTTTCAAGATAAGAATCAAGTGGCTCTAACGCGTCCTTGTATTGTGGGTAGTTCCACATATACATAATGTCTGGAGCATCCTTTGCACCCATACCAGCTGTAATTTTCGTGTCGTATTCACTGCCATAAGACTCCAAAACAACTGTAATTTCATCTTGTGACTCATTGAATTTGTCAATCATATTTTGTTGCAGCTTCACATCATCCCCAACATCCCAAGTTGCGAAGCGCAGTTTAACTTTACCGTCTTTCACGGCATCACTTTTCCCATCACCTGATGAACTGCAACCAACCAAAAACAACATAACTGCAATAATTAAAAAGAAACCAGATTTTAAATTTACAAACTTCATAATGTATACCCCCCTTTTTTTTGAACACCTTCATCATATTCTGTATTTTACTAAAAGTAAACAGTTTTTTCTTAGTTTTTAGTAAAACTTTAAGAATTGGGTGAAAAGTTGCAGTAATCACTATTTCAATAATAAAAAAAGAGTTGTCCCGAAAAGATCAAAAAATGACCTTTTTCGGGGCAACTCTGTTTAGTTTAAAAAAATATTTTCATCTTTCTCACCAATTATTTTCATTAAAAACCTACGACTTTGCGGCAATGTATAATGAATCATTTGGCCCAGAAACAGTGCTATTAACACTGTTCCAATCCCAATTGGACCACCAAATAACCAGCCAATGATAGCGACTATCACTTCAAGCGTTGTTCGTATTTTTTTAATGCTCGCCCCTGTCTTTTTAACAAATACAAGCATCAGGCTATCACGCGGTCCCGCCCCAATATTAGGTGATATATACATTCCAGCACCATAGCCCATAACAATCACACCAAATATAAAAATAACCATCTGTGCTCCAAATGTCGTAAAATCAGGCAGCAGCCAGTTAAAGAAGTCGATAAAAATACCAAGCAAAAGCATGTTGAGCCAAGTACCGATTTTCGGCCACTGTTTCAATACTGCGGCTGTTGCGACGATAATAACAAATCCAGTAATGATTCCCCATGTACCAATCGTTAAGCCAAAATGCCTATACAATCCAACATGAAGTACATCCCAGGGTCCAACACCCAATTTCTGCCCTTTAATGGTCATTGAAACCCCAAGAGCCATCACTAATAATCCTGTAAAATAAAATGTCCATCTCCAAAGCAAGGCCTTTTGCATACAAATCCTTCTTTCTACACGTCAAAGAACATTCATGCTAATTCCACATGAATGCGTTAACTTGCTAGAGCAAGTTATCCTCCGGAGGATGTCACAGATTTTGAATTGAGCTCGCTCAATTCAAAATCTGGACGCAAACACGCCAAGGCGTGTTTGATCCTAATCTATTTATTGTAACATGTAATTGTCTTATACATACGTTAACTGTATTTTACAACATCGTAGAAGGTTGCACTCGCTACACGCGCCAATTCGTCAGGAGCTAGTTTCATTTGCAACCCAACTTTCCCTGCACTCACAGTCATCAAATCCAGGCTTTGTGCTGACTCGTCAATGAACGTTGGATAGTTCTTTTTCATACCAATTGCTGAGCAACCTCCACGCATATAGCCCGTCTCTTTCGTTAAATCCTTCAATGGCAGCATATCCAACTTTTTTACTCCAGCTGCTCTTGCTGCTTTTTTCAAATCCAGCTCAAGCGCCACCGGTACTAAATAAACAAATAATTCCCTTGGGCCCGCCATTGTCACGAGTGTTTTGAAGACACTCTCCACGACTTGACCCGTTTTTGCTGCAACAGAAACACCATCAACCAAACCATCTATCACATCATATTCCATCAGTTCATAGTGAACGCCTTCCCCCTCTAGAATTCTAACTGCATTCGTCTTCACCATACGACTCTGTTTGGCCATCTATCCACTTCCTCCTCCAATAGAAAAGACCACCCGCTGAGGTGGTCTCCATCACATTACGCAACTTTAGAAAACTGTGGTTCGTCAAGACCGTAGCCTTTTTGCTTAGCCTCTGCTTGGAAAGCATATGTTGAAATCGCTTGTTCAAAGCGTTTTTGCATCATAAACACTTCACGATCAACGCCTACTGGCAATTCGAATGAAACGATATTTCCCGTTTCAATTTCTTTTCTTGCCATCGTCGCTTCGAATTCAGACTGCGCTAATTTTTGTAGCGCAATTTGCGTTTCCGTCTGCATAATCTTTGCAGACGCTGTAGCGACAAGCTGATGGTCTGCAGTTGTTGGTTCGGGCACAGAAACTGCATCCGCTCGTACATCCCGCCAAAGACCAATCGTTTCTTCGAGCGTCTTACCAATTGGAAGTGCAACTTGTTTCATCTGTCCTGCACCAAGTTCCTGTACTTCCTGCTTCTCTGGTTGAACGGCTTGCGGTTCGTCCTTCCCCATCAATAAGGCCTCAAGTTTTTCCAATGTCTTCTGATTTTGTCCATTATACTGAACATTACGCTCATAAGCATTTTCAGCATTTTTTCGTCGAATCGCATCATAACGTTGCAGCTGATCACTTGCCGTTGCGAATGTCATTACAGCATTCATGTACCTTCACCTCCATAGGGCTATTTTCCGGAATATCCTAGTTAAACTATTATACCCAAATTCCCCTTCCAAATAAACCCTACGAAAGTTCTAAAATCTGATTATTAAAACTCTATGCCTTTTACAGCATCCACGCCTTCGTTATAATAATGTTTTTCAGGTTCAACAACTGAAACCAAGTCAGCGATTTCCCTAATTTCAGGCAGAGCATCTCTTCCCGTAATGACAAGATGGACGTGCGGTGGTCTGTTTTTAATCATATCGATTATTTCATTCAGAGGAAGAACATCATCGATTGGAAACTTATCAATCGCTAAAGCATTATTTAACTCATCTAAAATCACAACATCATACTCGCCACTCATGACAGCATCTCTCGCTTGTGGCCACGCTTTTTTAAGCGCTTCCCGGTGCTCTTCAGGCGTTTTTGTCCATGTAAAACCAATGCCGAGTTGTACCATTTCCACACCGAGTTTTTTCAGCGCAATTTGCTCTCCATAGGACCGTTGTGGTGATTTAATGAATTGAAAAATCTTAACACTTAGTCCCCTCCCCGTGCTACGCAAAGCCAGTCCTAATGCAGCCGTTGTTTTCCCTTTACCATGACCTGTGTAAACAAGTGTAAGCCCTTTTTGATTTTTGCTCATTGTGTGCCTCCCCTTATTTTTTTGTAGCTTAAGCAAGTCTCAATCCATCTTTCAACCATTCCTACACATGTCGCAAAATGGAATTGTGTATAGCCAGCAACCACATTATCTGTTACATAACCATCCGTCTTTCCGCCACGCATCCCCATCGTCTCATAAGCATGTTGAAATGACTCCACCGGCTCGAATGTAGAGTAGTGAAATTCATGTCCTCTTGCTTTCTGATGTTCGTTGAGTAAAAAGTTGTCCTGATGCCCACTAATTTCCCGATAACCAATCGCTTGTAAAGTAGCATGCATTTTTATATTCCCTGGAATAAAACCGACCATACCAAATAGATCCCCTGCCGTCGTCTCGACTGAACGCGTCAAATACATAAATCCACCGCCTTCAGCAAATGTCGGAACCCCGCCTTCAAATGCCGCCCTCAACGCTTGTTTAATCGCTTCATTTTGACTAAGCAAATGGACAAACTCTTCAGGGAGACCTCCGCCAATATAAAGCCCGTCAATATTCTCCGGGAATGATTCATCTGCTAATGGTGAAAAGTAAACGAGCTCAGCGCCATACGACTCCAAAATCTCCAAGTTCT comes from Sporosarcina sp. FSL K6-3457 and encodes:
- a CDS encoding ABC transporter substrate-binding protein, giving the protein MKFVNLKSGFFLIIAVMLFLVGCSSSGDGKSDAVKDGKVKLRFATWDVGDDVKLQQNMIDKFNESQDEITVVLESYGSEYDTKITAGMGAKDAPDIMYMWNYPQYKDALEPLDSYLEKEGATYKDNFYETLWNYNSADGQILGLPVGYTTHVVYYNKALFDEAGVDYPKPGWTWEDLQETAKKVANKDSKVSGFAFSGKPDPYDFEMFLWSNNTSYVDEEGNLKGNVDSKESVEVFDMFQNMAKDGYAITTEGSGTTEMKSGKVAMFVYGAWGLTPLKEAGIDYGVVELPSFKDKKSVSILSSSGISIYKNSKHKDEAFEFIKFWTNEEANKERIGFELPVLKSVVENEQLEQDELKSVFYTMLEQSDGYTPASFIVENWSQMSEDLNFTFESMLNPSTLMDPKEALGNVTK
- a CDS encoding YczE/YyaS/YitT family protein; amino-acid sequence: MQKALLWRWTFYFTGLLVMALGVSMTIKGQKLGVGPWDVLHVGLYRHFGLTIGTWGIITGFVIIVATAAVLKQWPKIGTWLNMLLLGIFIDFFNWLLPDFTTFGAQMVIFIFGVIVMGYGAGMYISPNIGAGPRDSLMLVFVKKTGASIKKIRTTLEVIVAIIGWLFGGPIGIGTVLIALFLGQMIHYTLPQSRRFLMKIIGEKDENIFLN
- the ybaK gene encoding Cys-tRNA(Pro) deacylase gives rise to the protein MAKQSRMVKTNAVRILEGEGVHYELMEYDVIDGLVDGVSVAAKTGQVVESVFKTLVTMAGPRELFVYLVPVALELDLKKAARAAGVKKLDMLPLKDLTKETGYMRGGCSAIGMKKNYPTFIDESAQSLDLMTVSAGKVGLQMKLAPDELARVASATFYDVVKYS
- a CDS encoding cob(I)yrinic acid a,c-diamide adenosyltransferase; this encodes MSKNQKGLTLVYTGHGKGKTTAALGLALRSTGRGLSVKIFQFIKSPQRSYGEQIALKKLGVEMVQLGIGFTWTKTPEEHREALKKAWPQARDAVMSGEYDVVILDELNNALAIDKFPIDDVLPLNEIIDMIKNRPPHVHLVITGRDALPEIREIADLVSVVEPEKHYYNEGVDAVKGIEF